The genomic segment GTTGAGCAGGCTAGCGATGCCTCACAGGctcctgagagggagagacaaaacaTATTAGGCCATGTTGAACAATCATCGTTTCAAAATCACGCTTCACCAGAGTATTGAAGTTGCAGATATAAATGTGTACGCTCTCACCCTCTAGTTCAATCCCATGCTTGTGAGCCAGGTACAGAGCATTATCTCCCACTTTGGCTTTAACTGGGATCCTCTGGCCGGACCGGTCTACATACACCACATTGACCCTAAACAGCAGACACCAACTCATAAGAATACCTTCTTGACAAGGTTCTCACACCATTTCATGCCTATGAACACAAATAGATCCCCAGTTTGAAAAGAATTTGCCTTGCATATTCTCTCACTGAAATACAGCCGGACAATATCGACAAAAAATTGTAGTTAATTACTGAATTTTGTAGTTGTAATATTATAATCTTTTAAGTGTTCAGAAAATGTGGGCAGTCGGCGAATGCAACGTCGCACTTTCAAGTTccccttcacaataaaagcccttaTTCAACTTACACGTCTTCTGGGTCCTCTGCATTGGAGCTCCCCTCCTCACTGTGGTAAAGACCttttaagaaaagaaaaggaaggtATTTTTGCACACCTGAAAGTCCTTGAGTGACAGGTGCGTGGGACAAAAACCAAAGAGGTAGATactgagagagaaatataaccccacacactgtctacacttgcatgttACTTTATTACGCCGTTTTGGTCGTAGGACCTTAATCAGACAAAcatctaaaaaacaaaacatgacagaGGCGAAAGTCAAGTCAACCGCCATAAAACgccaaaagaagaagaagagacgaAAAAGTGGGTATTTCAGCGATTTCAGCAGTCAACAGCGATATCAGTaaactcctcctcttcttggaAGAGTGGGAATGTTTGACTTACTGCACAAGGTTTCACAACAGAATCTGTGATGATTTTGCGTTGCACAACTGTTATTAAACAGTCCTGAACTTCAACTTTCTATTCGTTGCCTGTGTCGACCTACCACTGCCAGTAAAACTTTACAGGCACCCACAGTAGCTCCTACGACCTTGCTAGAGAAGAAACCTGGTCGGTGTCAACATCTATCTGGCcatgagagaggagcaggactcTTCAGTAGGATAGTACCCCGCTAAACGGCGGTAGCCGGCTGCGCCACTCACCTATGGTCGTCTGGAACTGCCGGTTTAGTGTCCGAAAACGCTCGAGCGATCCTCCCCTTGACGAACTGGCGATACCGGTCGCACAGCTGCTCAGCCGGTACAGGGGACATGTGCTACAGTCCGGTATAACTCGAGAAAGTCTGAAAGTCAGCCCCACGCTCGACCGGACCGCAGCGGAAGCCGCCATGATATTGTTTTGGTCACATGGCTCGGAGCAGCCAATAGGAGAAGAGCACCGGCGGAGCGAAGCCCCTCGCTGCGATCTACTGTTGTGACAGCAGAGGGCGCCACTGCCTCACACACCGCACAGGAGCAATGACAACAAATGACAGATGCTGTTATTCTGCTGTTACAGTTAATGGTACTGCATTTGTTTTCAAGTCCAGCGATATTTGACCAACCTAAGCATGTAAAACGCTTCTGACCAAGGAAGCAGGTCTGTCTGCAGCTCAAAAGGTtcaaaacaaattatattttgATTCCATATTTACACAAAGCTCCAATCATCATAAGCCCCATATTGACTGTCACCACATAATAAGAAGAATAAACAAATGCTCTGGCCTATTGTTGTGGGAGTTGTAGAGCCAGGCAGATAGGTTATCAGATGCAGGCCGGCAGTGAGGGGAAGCTGGAGAGTTTAGGACTGAAACCACtggtgtgtgaagagagagagagaggtgatgttATGACTAGAGGCAGGTGTAAACTCCTCACGCCCCCTGTGtgtttaatctctctctctctctctctctctctccatatgttcctcctctctgtccttgaCTTCCACTGGGAGAGTGTAGAggtatcctgaaaaaaaaaaaaaaaaaaaaaaaatgcggcGGCATTAAACATAATCTTTTTACAGAGTAGTAAAACCCCCACAGAGGAGCATTGTGTTGATATTTGAGATGTGATTTATGGGCTTCAGTGGCTCTATAACGACATGAGCTCATCCACAGTGATAGTACTataatgtttgctttttttctctctctttggtgTCTCATAATGATGTGTGCTCTGGGCCCAAGTCAGTCTTAAAGTTGGGGTTAGGATGTATACCATCCCCCATTCTTGCTGCAGAGAGTTCCTCCCATGCGGATGGCCATAAAAAGTAATGGGGGGCATTTTCTGTCTACTTTGTCATTTTATAGAGAGTTCTGGGAGTCAAGGGCTCTGTAACTCACTGGCATATAGATTATTATTACACATTGTATAGCCTAAATACACATAATGAAACACTCCTGCACATTCATgtatgtactcacacacacatatacatacacacctgTTTAGGATTAGTGTCCACGGGGAGAGTTTacctatgtgtctgtgtatccaTTTAGAGTACTTAGTGTATGCTTTGGCCCTCTTGTCTTAAgctgctgcaggtgtgtgtgtgtgtgtgtgtatgtgtgtgtgtgtgtgtgtgtgtagaggtgtgGTGGGCGGAGGTAGTTACATACTTGACTTGGATATGAAGTGGCCCCTAGCTCTTGCTTCAGACTATACTCCCTGATGACTACACAGTTCAATAACTcccacatacaaagacacacacacacacacactcccaaaaaCCACATTGAAATACTTATATGAGACATTTCAGACACAATACaccacacaacatacacacacaattaacaAACACACTCCACTAACAGCAGTCCAACAGTGTGTGCACCTTTCCTCATCCTTTAGTGGTGGTATTGCAGTGTATTGAAGCTCCCCAAAGTGCAGTTTTTGTATATGTATGGCTTATATTTCCAAGAACAGATGCAGCATGGAAAGATGCAAAATTTCCCAACAGTCCCTTGGGTGCTGTTCAGTCTGAACCAACACTTCCTTCAGCGCTGCTTTCACTGCTTTAACATTCTAAGGCCCCGCCGCTAAGAGCAAAACATTTGGGATACACTTACAGCCGCTGtgtggtgaaaaccttgtatctccaacgAGAAAACCaggcttgtttttagcttgatgacaatgcatttttgacattatccaatgGAGTtatgaaagggtttcataagcccaaaaGGTTATAGAAGtttttcaacccatagaggagcatgtaatccttcaattgaaaatgaaaacatgaaaatccccAAAACCGGAGTTGCAAAGTTTTCACATGATAACAGCATTatgttcactgtgtgtgtatgtgaaagttTGCAAATGTCTCTAGTTTGCGCTTCTTACTCATTGTCTCTGTGCAAACTTTACTTCCCCTATTTATGTTATTTCAGGTCTTACTGTGAATGCATCGTCAATTTTGAACTTGCATATAAGGACACTGGCGTGCGTGACAGCAGCTGTTTCGTTTGGTTTCAGTTGCTTTATTACAGTCAGCTCAGGGTGTTGGATGGATGTTTCTAAGGGAATTCGCACAAGGGAGTTTGAATGCTGCGTGGATCAACATTGcctttaaagccattttgaatgACGCAGTCAACGGCAAGCATTCTTAAACCTTTTCCAGACCAAACCCAAATTTAGTAATTTCCCCTTGAACTTGGTGCCCGGCATGAGGCAATACTCTTTCTTGTAAtgttaaaacaatattttcagtCAGTTCCACAAATACTGACCTTAAACAGAGCGTATTGACAGCAGGACAAGTCTGAACCGAGTGCTGCATTTAATCTTATCATATCATCTTCATCTTAATGTTTGAAgccactgtgcgtgtgtgtgtgtgcgtgcgtgtgtgtgtgtgccggcgGTCGTGCATGAACGTCGCATTGTGCAAGCCGCGTCACGACTCTTTTCGTTCAGATGACTCACAAACCTCTCGGAGTAACTAATTAGAAACAGGTTGCAAAGTCTCCCCCTGTGCCCTCGCATGCTCCGCCAGTGTGGGAATGCTTGTATCTCGCCCAGACAAAAGGAGAGGTGGGAAACCTGTGAGAGTGGGAGTCTGGCTTCTTACAGGAAAGGTAGAGTCTTAGTCAAGCACACTTTCTGCATTGTGCGTCACCTATTTAACCGCTGGGACATTTTATGTGTCTCAGCGGGGCTCGAGGTCGCGTTGCAGTCGTTTGTAATTAATGAGCTTTTTCACGCGCACTAAACATTAAAAACTGCACAGCGGCCGGCAGCAAGCAAGGTGTTTGTTTTAGTCGGAGGTCTGTTTGTGGTTTAGCGGTTCCAGTCTGCGGCGAGCGACTACCGTCTGGCCTGTGATGGACAGTGTTGACCGCTGaatgttg from the Centroberyx gerrardi isolate f3 chromosome 3, fCenGer3.hap1.cur.20231027, whole genome shotgun sequence genome contains:
- the fdx2 gene encoding ferredoxin-2, mitochondrial; translation: MAASAAVRSSVGLTFRLSRVIPDCSTCPLYRLSSCATGIASSSRGGSLERFRTLNRQFQTTIGLYHSEEGSSNAEDPEDVVNVVYVDRSGQRIPVKAKVGDNALYLAHKHGIELEGACEASLACSTCHVYVSLAHLDKLPEPEEREDDMLDMAPMLQENSRLGCQIILTPELDGLELTLPKVTRNFYVDGHVPKPH